Proteins co-encoded in one Oncorhynchus kisutch isolate 150728-3 linkage group LG1, Okis_V2, whole genome shotgun sequence genomic window:
- the LOC109888487 gene encoding neuronal vesicle trafficking-associated protein 1-like: protein MVKLGSNLADKLDKEQSMDDGFDNIPLITPLEVNQLQQPYLDKVIVKTTTEYQLQQKKKKKLYVPGIKKLNIKLYDEVSEKVKLTGLILITLGFLACLLLLVMYKALWYNQLTCPEGFILKHKHCTPAAVLEPWYYTEQQQQEDPGVPPRSSSLYTALGHLNQAKRTAGGGIIPELPPSPWFPVINALKQAERAKEEASRSKE from the exons atgGTGAAGCTGGGCAGTAACCTGGCTGATAAGCTGGATAAAGAACAGTCTATGGACGATGGCTTTGATAACATCCCCCTCATCACCCCTCTGGAGGTGAACCAGCTGCAACAGCCATACTTAGACAAG GTAATCGTGAAGACCACAACAGAGTATCAGCTGCagcagaagaaaaagaagaagttgTACGTGCCAGGAATCAAGAAGCTGAATATAAAACTGTACGACGAGGTATCAGAGAAGGTCAAG ctcACAGGTTTGATCCTCATCACCCTTGGGTTCCTGGCTTGTCTTCTCCTGCTGGTCATGTACAAGGCTCTGTGGTACAATCAACTTACCTGCCCAGAGGGCTTCATTCTCAAG CACAAGCACTGCACCCCAGCAGCGGTGCTGGAGCCCTGGTACTacacagagcagcagcagcaggaggaccCAGGCGTGCCCCCCCGCTCCAGCAGTCTCTACACCGCCCTGGGTCACCTCAACCAGGCCAAGAGGACCGCCGGCGGCGGCATCATCCCCGAGCTGCCCCCGTCACCATGGTTCCCCGTCATCAACGCCCTGAAGCAAGCCGAGAGGGCCAAAGAGGAGGCGAGTCGTTCGAAGGAGTGA